A portion of the Tenacibaculum todarodis genome contains these proteins:
- a CDS encoding enoyl-CoA hydratase/isomerase family protein has translation MNFENILVSNNNGLATVTINRPSKLNALNKATIHDLHTAFEALEDDETVKVIVVTGSGEKAFVAGADISEFANFSVEDGGKLAALGQDMLFDFVENLSTPVIAAVNGFALGGGLELAMACHFRIASDNAKMGLPEVSLGVIPGYGGTQRLPQLVGKGKAMELIMTAGMISAEEAKAYGLVNHVVSLEELMPLAEKLASKIMRNSSVAITAAIRAVNANFEDGVNGFEVEISEFGNCFGTEDFKEGTTAFLEKRKANFPGA, from the coding sequence ATGAATTTCGAAAACATCTTAGTATCAAATAACAATGGTCTAGCAACAGTAACAATTAATAGGCCAAGTAAATTAAATGCTTTAAACAAAGCAACTATACACGATCTACACACAGCTTTTGAGGCTTTAGAAGATGATGAAACCGTAAAAGTAATTGTGGTTACTGGAAGTGGAGAAAAAGCATTTGTTGCAGGAGCAGACATTTCTGAATTTGCAAATTTTTCTGTTGAAGATGGAGGTAAATTAGCTGCTTTAGGACAAGATATGTTATTTGATTTTGTAGAAAACCTTTCAACACCAGTTATTGCAGCCGTAAATGGTTTTGCTTTGGGTGGCGGATTAGAATTAGCAATGGCGTGTCATTTTAGAATTGCCTCAGACAATGCAAAAATGGGTTTACCAGAAGTTTCTTTAGGTGTAATTCCTGGTTATGGAGGTACACAACGTTTACCACAATTAGTAGGTAAAGGAAAAGCAATGGAATTAATTATGACTGCCGGAATGATTTCTGCTGAAGAAGCAAAAGCCTACGGATTGGTAAATCACGTAGTTTCTTTAGAAGAATTAATGCCACTTGCAGAAAAATTAGCTAGTAAGATTATGCGTAATTCTTCTGTAGCAATTACAGCAGCAATTAGAGCTGTAAATGCAAATTTTGAAGATGGAGTAAATGGTTTTGAAGTAGAAATTTCTGAATTCGGAAACTGTTTTGGTACAGAAGATTTTAAAGAAGGAACAACAGCATTTTTAGAAAAACGAAAAGCTAATTTTCCAGGAGCTTAG